The Kaustia mangrovi genome has a segment encoding these proteins:
- a CDS encoding M24 family metallopeptidase: MQADTVFAAEEFRARLQAVRTEMAARDIDIALLSTPENIYYLTGLDHWGYFAPHLLMVPADGEMVLITRAMERVTIANQVRNARFEGHDDSETAADMAVRLLRDRSTKTALGAGAVEMVADAVPGEPRALAMGIESWSAGLPHGLALALKDALPHVAWRDVTGMVDRLRLVKSPAERDFMRMAARVSDAACAAAVETIRAGASEREVAAECHRAMIAAGGTFPGFGPFIRSTARLGEEHTSWTDARIADGDVVFLELAGCVNRYHAPLGRLVHIGHAPDEACRMADVCRRAFDAVLGALRPGARAHEVYAAWQGVVDGAGLSHYRRHHCGYAVGIGFPPSWTGGNTVTGLRRDSELEILEGMTFHILSWLMGTGAATISSPTPCSWAGRARRSSPTRPWA; the protein is encoded by the coding sequence ATGCAGGCGGATACTGTCTTTGCCGCGGAGGAGTTCAGGGCTCGGCTCCAGGCCGTGCGCACGGAGATGGCGGCACGCGACATCGATATCGCGCTCCTCTCCACGCCGGAGAATATCTACTACCTCACCGGCCTCGACCATTGGGGCTATTTCGCCCCGCATCTGCTCATGGTGCCAGCGGATGGGGAGATGGTGCTGATCACCCGCGCCATGGAGCGGGTGACCATCGCCAATCAGGTGAGGAATGCGCGCTTCGAGGGCCATGACGACAGCGAGACGGCGGCCGACATGGCCGTGCGGCTCCTGCGCGACCGCTCCACGAAGACGGCGCTCGGGGCTGGTGCGGTGGAGATGGTGGCGGACGCCGTTCCGGGCGAGCCGCGCGCGCTTGCCATGGGGATCGAGAGCTGGTCGGCGGGGCTGCCGCATGGGCTCGCGCTGGCGCTGAAGGACGCCTTGCCCCATGTCGCCTGGCGCGACGTGACCGGAATGGTCGACCGGCTGCGGCTGGTGAAAAGCCCGGCGGAGCGCGACTTCATGCGCATGGCCGCGCGGGTGTCGGATGCCGCCTGCGCCGCCGCCGTGGAGACGATCCGTGCCGGCGCGAGCGAGCGCGAGGTCGCCGCCGAATGCCATCGCGCCATGATCGCCGCCGGCGGCACCTTTCCGGGCTTCGGCCCCTTCATCCGCTCCACGGCGCGGCTCGGCGAGGAGCATACGAGCTGGACCGATGCCCGGATCGCGGATGGCGACGTGGTGTTCCTCGAACTGGCCGGCTGCGTGAACCGCTATCATGCGCCGCTTGGCCGGCTCGTCCATATCGGCCATGCGCCCGACGAGGCCTGTCGGATGGCGGATGTCTGCCGGCGCGCCTTCGATGCGGTGCTCGGTGCGCTCAGGCCCGGCGCGCGTGCCCACGAGGTCTATGCCGCCTGGCAGGGCGTGGTGGACGGGGCCGGGCTGTCCCACTACCGGCGCCACCATTGCGGCTACGCCGTCGGCATTGGTTTTCCGCCGAGCTGGACTGGCGGCAACACGGTGACGGGCCTTCGCCGTGACAGCGAGCTTGAGATCCTGGAGGGCATGACCTTCCACATCCTCTCCTGGCTCATGGGTACGGGGGCGGCGACTATTTCCTCTCCAACACCGTGCTCGTGGGCGGGGCGGGCCCGGAGGTCCTCACCCACGCGCCCATGGGCGTGA
- the ehuB gene encoding ectoine/hydroxyectoine ABC transporter substrate-binding protein EhuB produces the protein MNHTIRFTRRLVIAAIAGAAAIAATGAAHAQSTLEKAKENGYIRVGFANEAPYGYATPSGELTGEAPEVAKAILTKMGIPEVDGVLTEFGSLIPGLQAGRFDIIAAGMFITPKRCEQVQFSEPSYGIGQAFLVKEGNPEGIEDYSSIADNGDLKLAVMAGAVEAGYAKDAGIDQSQLVILPDQASLVKAVQAGRANAAALTANSIANMAEKNDGVESTEPFGEVAGKSVKGHGGFAFRKEDKALYEAFNAELKKFVGSEEHIALVTPFGFGKGYLPNKTTEELCAGE, from the coding sequence ATGAACCACACGATCCGTTTCACCCGGCGCCTCGTCATCGCGGCCATTGCCGGCGCGGCCGCCATCGCCGCGACGGGCGCCGCCCACGCGCAATCGACATTGGAGAAGGCGAAGGAGAACGGCTATATCCGGGTCGGCTTCGCCAACGAGGCGCCCTATGGCTATGCCACGCCGTCCGGCGAGCTCACCGGCGAGGCGCCGGAGGTGGCCAAGGCCATTCTCACCAAGATGGGCATTCCGGAAGTCGACGGCGTGCTGACCGAGTTCGGCTCGCTCATCCCCGGGCTCCAGGCCGGCCGCTTCGACATCATCGCCGCGGGTATGTTCATCACGCCGAAGCGCTGCGAGCAGGTGCAGTTCTCCGAGCCGTCCTACGGCATCGGCCAGGCCTTCCTGGTCAAGGAAGGCAATCCGGAGGGCATCGAGGACTATTCGTCCATCGCGGACAATGGCGACCTGAAGCTCGCCGTCATGGCCGGCGCGGTGGAGGCCGGCTATGCCAAGGATGCCGGGATCGACCAGTCCCAGCTCGTCATCCTGCCCGACCAGGCGAGCCTCGTTAAGGCGGTGCAGGCCGGCCGCGCCAACGCCGCCGCGCTGACGGCGAACTCGATCGCCAACATGGCGGAGAAGAACGACGGCGTGGAGTCGACCGAGCCGTTCGGCGAGGTCGCCGGCAAGTCGGTGAAGGGCCATGGCGGCTTCGCCTTCCGCAAGGAGGACAAGGCGCTCTACGAGGCGTTCAACGCGGAGCTGAAGAAATTCGTCGGTTCCGAGGAGCACATCGCGCTCGTCACCCCGTTCGGCTTCGGCAAGGGCTATCTGCCGAACAAGACGACGGAAGAGCTCTGCGCGGGCGAGTGA
- the ehuC gene encoding ectoine/hydroxyectoine ABC transporter permease subunit EhuC, protein MLQRSLVVCAILAFTAGIVVATFADFRVFLPGLLDGAAITIEITLGGCLLAVAMALIAAAAKMYGPAPVRWLAVGYIEVFRGTSALVQLFWLFFVLPHFGILLEPITVAIVALGLNVGAYGAEVVRGAINAVPRGQWEATVALNMTRMEALRRVILPQAVVAMIPPWGNLFIELLKATALVSLITISDLAFKAQQMNQTTYRTVEIFTIVLVIYLAIATLITIGMRTLEHLASRGLSRGRA, encoded by the coding sequence ATGCTGCAGAGGTCCCTGGTCGTCTGCGCCATTCTCGCCTTCACGGCGGGGATCGTGGTCGCCACCTTCGCCGACTTCCGGGTCTTCCTGCCCGGGCTGCTCGACGGGGCGGCGATCACCATCGAGATCACGCTGGGGGGCTGCCTGCTCGCAGTGGCGATGGCGCTGATCGCGGCGGCGGCGAAGATGTACGGGCCGGCGCCGGTGCGCTGGCTGGCGGTCGGCTACATCGAGGTGTTTCGCGGCACATCCGCCCTCGTCCAGCTCTTCTGGCTATTCTTCGTGCTGCCCCATTTCGGGATCCTGCTGGAACCGATCACGGTGGCCATCGTCGCGCTCGGCCTCAATGTCGGGGCTTATGGCGCGGAGGTCGTGCGCGGCGCGATCAATGCCGTGCCCCGAGGCCAGTGGGAGGCGACCGTCGCGCTCAACATGACGCGCATGGAGGCGCTCAGGCGGGTCATTCTGCCCCAGGCCGTCGTCGCCATGATCCCGCCCTGGGGCAATCTCTTCATCGAGCTCCTGAAGGCGACGGCGCTGGTCTCGCTGATCACCATCTCCGACCTCGCCTTCAAGGCCCAGCAGATGAACCAGACGACCTATCGCACGGTGGAGATCTTCACCATCGTGCTGGTCATCTATCTCGCCATCGCAACCCTCATCACCATCGGCATGCGCACGCTGGAGCATCTGGCTTCGCGCGGGCTGTCGCGCGGGAGGGCGTGA
- the ehuD gene encoding ectoine/hydroxyectoine ABC transporter permease subunit EhuD — MFWDWSYSWEILPILARASIITIEATVLGFALAATFGLLLAVMRMSQAAWISVPTAGFVEFVRSTPLLIQIFFIYFVLPEFGVTLGAMTAGILALGMHYGSYCSEVYRAGLENIPRGQWEASTALNLSPYHTFRDIIIPQAIPPVVPALGNYFVALFKETPLLSAIAVLELMQTAKILGSENFRYTEPITLVGVFFLVFSLIAAAGVRRVEYWLKYRRGG; from the coding sequence ATGTTCTGGGACTGGAGCTATAGCTGGGAGATCCTCCCCATACTGGCGAGAGCCTCGATCATCACCATCGAGGCGACTGTTCTCGGCTTCGCGCTGGCGGCAACCTTCGGGCTCCTGCTCGCCGTCATGCGCATGTCGCAGGCCGCCTGGATCTCCGTGCCGACGGCCGGCTTCGTGGAGTTCGTGCGCTCCACGCCGCTGCTCATCCAGATCTTCTTCATCTATTTCGTGCTGCCGGAATTCGGCGTGACGCTCGGCGCCATGACCGCCGGCATCCTCGCGCTCGGCATGCATTACGGCAGCTACTGCTCGGAGGTGTACCGCGCCGGGCTGGAGAATATTCCGCGCGGGCAGTGGGAGGCCTCCACGGCGCTGAATCTGAGCCCCTATCACACCTTCCGCGACATCATCATCCCGCAGGCCATTCCGCCGGTCGTGCCCGCCCTCGGCAACTACTTCGTGGCGCTGTTCAAGGAGACGCCGCTCCTGTCGGCCATCGCCGTTCTGGAGCTCATGCAGACGGCGAAGATCCTCGGCTCGGAGAATTTCCGCTATACCGAGCCGATCACGCTGGTCGGCGTGTTCTTCCTGGTGTTCAGCCTGATCGCGGCCGCCGGCGTGCGCCGGGTCGAATACTGGCTCAAATATCGCAGAGGAGGCTGA
- the ehuA gene encoding ectoine/hydroxyectoine ABC transporter ATP-binding protein EhuA → MAEPMVRFEKVTKAYGPLVVLDSLDLDIAPDEKVAIIGPSGSGKTTVLRMLMTLERINDGVIYVDGEPLTHMEKNGQLVPADQRHLRRMRGKIGMVFQHFNLFPHMTAIKNCMEAPVTVLGLSKAEARERAAELLEMVGLGDKLDHYPSQLSGGQQQRVAIARALAMRPKIMLFDEVTSALDPELVGEVLNVIRKLGTEHNLTMLMVTHQMGFAKEFADRVCFFYGGRIVEEGKPDELFSAPENERTRQFLSAVLEAT, encoded by the coding sequence ATGGCGGAGCCCATGGTCCGCTTCGAGAAGGTCACCAAGGCGTACGGGCCGCTGGTCGTGCTCGACAGCCTCGATCTCGACATCGCGCCCGACGAGAAGGTCGCCATCATCGGGCCCTCCGGCTCGGGCAAGACCACCGTGCTGCGCATGCTGATGACGCTTGAGCGCATCAATGACGGCGTCATCTATGTGGATGGCGAGCCCTTGACCCACATGGAGAAGAACGGCCAGCTCGTGCCCGCCGACCAGCGCCATCTGCGGCGCATGCGCGGCAAGATCGGCATGGTGTTTCAGCACTTCAACCTGTTCCCGCACATGACGGCGATCAAGAACTGCATGGAGGCTCCGGTCACCGTGCTGGGGCTGTCGAAGGCGGAGGCACGCGAGCGCGCCGCGGAGCTTCTGGAGATGGTGGGGCTGGGCGACAAGCTCGACCACTATCCCTCCCAGCTCTCCGGCGGCCAGCAACAGCGCGTCGCCATTGCCCGCGCGCTCGCCATGCGGCCCAAGATCATGCTGTTCGACGAGGTGACCTCCGCACTCGACCCCGAGCTCGTGGGCGAGGTGCTCAACGTCATCCGCAAGCTCGGCACCGAACACAATCTCACCATGCTGATGGTCACCCACCAGATGGGCTTCGCCAAGGAGTTCGCCGACCGGGTGTGCTTCTTCTATGGCGGCCGGATCGTGGAGGAGGGCAAGCCGGACGAGCTGTTCTCCGCGCCGGAGAACGAACGCACGCGCCAGTTCCTGAGCGCGGTTCTGGAAGCCACATGA
- a CDS encoding GntR family transcriptional regulator, with product MNFADIAPLFHPGDPGARPATSDARKRFERIYHGLRDRICLLEYPPGARLSEEELAEEFKVSRTPLRRVLTRLEVEGLVQSRHGVGTIVTDVGLDELEQVFQLRMELAVLIGRLSPLERGKEDFARIRALLEHCDALSEEPVPDIKAFARLNMAFFHEISAMIGNLPLREITERLYFQTFRIWLQSVPRLNLADEASIFRREMADILAAMEIGDLAAVGHIRRSHISMSFMRIARYSRAGD from the coding sequence ATGAATTTCGCCGACATTGCGCCGCTGTTCCACCCGGGCGATCCGGGCGCCAGGCCGGCCACCTCCGATGCCCGCAAGCGGTTCGAACGCATCTATCACGGCCTGCGCGACCGGATCTGCCTCCTGGAATATCCGCCGGGCGCCCGGCTGTCGGAAGAGGAGCTGGCGGAGGAGTTCAAGGTCAGCCGAACCCCGCTGCGCCGCGTGCTGACGAGGCTCGAGGTGGAGGGCCTGGTGCAATCGCGCCACGGCGTGGGCACCATCGTCACCGATGTGGGCCTCGACGAGCTGGAACAGGTCTTCCAGCTCCGCATGGAGCTCGCCGTGCTCATCGGGCGGCTGTCGCCGCTTGAGCGCGGGAAAGAGGATTTCGCCCGCATCCGCGCCCTGCTTGAGCATTGCGACGCGCTGTCTGAGGAGCCGGTGCCGGATATCAAGGCCTTCGCACGGCTCAACATGGCGTTCTTCCACGAGATCTCCGCCATGATCGGCAATCTGCCGCTGCGCGAGATCACCGAGCGCCTCTATTTCCAGACCTTCCGGATCTGGCTCCAGTCCGTACCGCGCCTGAACCTCGCCGACGAGGCCTCGATCTTCCGCCGCGAAATGGCGGATATCCTCGCCGCCATGGAAATCGGCGACCTCGCGGCCGTCGGCCATATCCGGCGCAGTCACATCTCCATGAGCTTCATGCGCATCGCGCGCTATTCGAGGGCCGGCGACTGA
- a CDS encoding CBS domain-containing protein, translating into MKASDVMTVGAASVHPDTSVAEAARIMLQHRISGLPVVDKEGKLLGMVTEGDFLRRAEIGTEQERPRWLELWLSAGELAQEYVHAHARKVEDVMTHDVVTVKPDTPLSEAVELMERHDFKRLPVVRDGKVVGIVSRANLLLALSRRVPDLSGVAVDDLAIREGILDELKKQDWAPATTLDIVVHDGAVELRGTVMDQRVREAVRVVAENAPGVKSVTDNIQVIPYTTGWV; encoded by the coding sequence ATGAAAGCCAGTGATGTCATGACGGTCGGAGCGGCCAGTGTCCATCCCGACACCAGCGTGGCGGAGGCGGCGCGCATCATGCTTCAGCACCGGATCAGCGGGCTGCCGGTCGTGGACAAGGAGGGCAAGCTTCTCGGCATGGTCACGGAAGGCGATTTCCTGCGCCGCGCCGAGATCGGCACCGAGCAGGAGCGTCCGCGCTGGCTGGAGCTGTGGCTGAGCGCGGGCGAGCTGGCGCAGGAATATGTGCACGCCCATGCCCGCAAGGTCGAGGACGTGATGACCCACGACGTCGTGACCGTGAAGCCGGACACGCCGCTCAGCGAGGCGGTGGAGTTGATGGAGCGCCACGATTTCAAGCGCCTGCCGGTCGTGCGCGACGGCAAGGTGGTCGGCATTGTGAGCCGCGCCAACCTGTTGCTCGCCCTGTCGCGGCGCGTTCCCGACCTCTCCGGCGTCGCGGTCGACGACCTGGCGATCCGCGAGGGCATTCTCGACGAGTTGAAGAAGCAGGACTGGGCCCCGGCGACCACACTCGACATTGTGGTCCATGACGGCGCGGTGGAGCTGCGCGGCACCGTGATGGACCAGCGCGTGCGCGAGGCCGTGCGCGTGGTGGCGGAGAACGCGCCCGGCGTGAAGTCCGTGACCGACAACATCCAGGTCATCCCCTATACGACCGGCTGGGTCTGA
- a CDS encoding F0F1 ATP synthase subunit gamma, with translation MAEALPEDRTDPAKAGRVVAAHGSVVDLHERRIGEYLFALMTEAAIESIASETAARFATMSAAHETVSDKVDELRQEARQARQSEIATELLDPVTGADAQLGDSR, from the coding sequence ATGGCGGAGGCTCTTCCAGAGGATCGGACGGATCCGGCGAAGGCGGGCCGGGTCGTCGCGGCGCACGGCTCCGTGGTCGACCTCCACGAACGGCGGATCGGCGAATATCTCTTCGCGCTCATGACCGAGGCGGCGATCGAGTCCATTGCCAGCGAGACTGCCGCCCGGTTCGCCACCATGAGCGCCGCCCACGAGACTGTCTCCGACAAGGTGGACGAGCTTCGCCAGGAGGCCCGTCAGGCGCGCCAGTCCGAGATCGCCACGGAACTGCTCGATCCGGTGACCGGCGCGGACGCCCAGCTTGGCGACTCACGGTGA
- a CDS encoding 1-phosphofructokinase family hexose kinase, with product MTASDSGTVLAVALNPAIDMSSETETVHPTRKIRTSGERYDPGGGGINVARVAAELGGRPEALFLAGGATGALLEDLLDGAGIACHPVPIAGSTRISFTVHERATDLEYRFVPEGPTVTPAEIEPCLDVLRAGRHGYVAASGSMPRGAPADTLARMARIVAARGGRFVLDTSGEALRATLEHARVFLVKPSRGELEALVGHELDERGIREAATDLVRRGAAEFVAVSLGAEGALLADGRHVLRMPALHVPVRSAVGAGDSFVGAMVFALAEGKSPEDAFCLGMAAGAAAVLTPGTELCRRADVLRLHEELCSTCPRHRIGMEV from the coding sequence ATGACAGCGTCCGACAGCGGCACGGTTCTCGCCGTCGCCCTCAATCCGGCCATCGACATGTCCAGCGAGACGGAGACGGTCCACCCGACCCGGAAGATCAGGACCTCCGGCGAACGCTACGATCCCGGTGGCGGCGGCATCAATGTCGCGCGTGTTGCCGCAGAGCTCGGCGGCAGGCCCGAGGCGCTCTTCCTGGCGGGCGGGGCGACGGGCGCGCTGCTGGAGGATCTGCTCGACGGCGCCGGCATCGCCTGCCATCCGGTCCCCATAGCGGGCTCGACGCGGATCTCGTTCACCGTTCACGAACGTGCCACCGATCTCGAATACCGCTTCGTTCCCGAAGGGCCCACGGTGACGCCTGCGGAGATCGAGCCGTGCCTCGATGTCCTGCGCGCCGGCCGGCACGGCTATGTCGCGGCGAGCGGCTCCATGCCGAGGGGCGCGCCTGCCGACACGCTCGCCCGCATGGCGCGTATCGTGGCGGCACGCGGCGGCAGGTTCGTGCTCGACACATCGGGCGAGGCCCTGCGCGCCACGCTGGAGCATGCGCGGGTCTTCCTCGTGAAGCCGAGCCGTGGAGAGCTCGAGGCGCTCGTGGGCCACGAGCTCGACGAGCGGGGCATCCGCGAGGCGGCCACGGATCTCGTGCGGCGCGGGGCGGCGGAGTTCGTCGCGGTGAGCCTTGGCGCGGAGGGCGCGCTGCTGGCCGATGGCCGCCATGTCCTGCGCATGCCGGCGCTCCATGTGCCGGTGCGCTCCGCGGTCGGGGCGGGCGACAGCTTCGTCGGCGCCATGGTGTTCGCGCTCGCGGAGGGCAAATCGCCGGAGGATGCCTTCTGCCTCGGCATGGCGGCGGGCGCCGCGGCGGTTCTCACCCCCGGCACCGAGCTTTGTCGGCGTGCGGATGTGCTGAGGCTCCACGAGGAGCTGTGCAGCACCTGTCCACGCCACAGGATCGGCATGGAGGTGTGA
- a CDS encoding ABC transporter permease, protein MLLEAVRLALQAIRRNALRSFLTVLGIVIGVGAVIAMVTIGNGTTAKVTADLAKLGSNLLAVRPGQLGPGRASADAPAFDVRDVEAMRRQLHGVKAVAPVAQKSATAIHGAESRVTVAVGTDNDYFITQDWSLVTGRQFFESELRSGRAVCILGETVRDELFGQTDPLRRNIRLGNVSCEVVGLLEPKGQSSFGTDQDDVVVIPLRTYQRRLAGNTDIPRIMVSAMDGVDTEKVQIDIERMLRERRHITHGEDDDFTVLDMKQIVQTTAGTTAMLTGLLGAVAAVSLLVGGIGIMNIMLVSVTERTREIGIRLAIGALEWQVLSQFLVEAVVLSLFGGLAGILLGLGLALLATQTMGVPFIVDPGIVLTAFAFSALVGIVFGYFPARRAAHLNPIEALRHE, encoded by the coding sequence ATGCTTCTGGAGGCGGTCAGACTGGCCCTGCAGGCGATCCGGCGGAACGCGCTGCGCTCCTTCCTGACGGTTCTCGGCATCGTCATAGGCGTCGGCGCGGTGATCGCCATGGTGACCATCGGCAATGGCACCACGGCCAAGGTGACCGCCGATCTCGCCAAGCTCGGCTCGAACCTCCTGGCGGTGCGTCCGGGACAGCTGGGGCCGGGGCGTGCGAGCGCGGACGCCCCGGCCTTCGATGTCCGCGACGTCGAGGCGATGAGGAGGCAGCTTCACGGCGTGAAGGCCGTCGCGCCCGTGGCCCAGAAATCGGCGACGGCCATTCATGGCGCGGAGAGCCGCGTGACCGTCGCGGTGGGCACGGACAACGACTATTTCATCACCCAGGACTGGTCGCTCGTTACGGGCCGACAGTTCTTCGAAAGCGAACTCAGATCGGGCCGCGCGGTCTGCATCCTCGGCGAGACGGTGCGCGACGAGCTGTTCGGCCAGACGGACCCGCTCAGGCGCAATATCCGCCTCGGCAACGTATCCTGCGAGGTGGTCGGGCTTCTGGAGCCCAAGGGCCAGTCGAGCTTCGGCACCGATCAGGACGACGTCGTGGTCATTCCGCTGCGGACCTATCAGCGGCGCCTGGCGGGCAATACGGACATTCCCCGCATCATGGTCTCCGCCATGGATGGCGTGGATACGGAGAAGGTCCAGATCGATATCGAGCGGATGCTGCGCGAGCGCCGGCACATCACGCATGGCGAGGACGACGACTTCACCGTGCTCGACATGAAGCAGATCGTGCAGACGACGGCCGGCACGACCGCCATGCTGACCGGGCTGCTCGGCGCGGTGGCGGCGGTGAGCCTGCTCGTTGGCGGAATCGGCATCATGAACATCATGCTCGTCTCCGTCACCGAGAGGACGCGGGAGATCGGCATCCGGCTCGCGATCGGCGCGCTGGAATGGCAGGTGCTGTCCCAGTTTCTCGTCGAGGCGGTCGTGCTGTCGCTGTTCGGCGGGCTGGCCGGCATCCTCCTGGGGCTCGGCCTGGCGCTTCTCGCCACGCAGACGATGGGCGTTCCCTTCATTGTGGATCCGGGCATCGTCCTGACTGCCTTTGCCTTTTCCGCACTGGTGGGGATCGTCTTCGGCTATTTCCCTGCACGCCGCGCCGCGCACCTCAATCCCATAGAGGCGCTGCGCCACGAATGA
- a CDS encoding ABC transporter ATP-binding protein has product MNGTDTGPPLIELRGVTKVYGSGPAAVHALDGVDLRIADEEFVAIMGPSGSGKSTAMNIVGCLDTPTAGDYLLKGYEVGRLGRNRRALIRRHLLGFVFQGFNLLARTSALENVELPLIYRGVPAAERRRLATRALARVGLGGRERHSSAELSGGQQQRVAIARAIVTEPRVLLADEPTGNLDTKTSREIMDLVTSLNRDQRMTVVMVTHETDIADYARRVVRFVDGRIESDRPNRETA; this is encoded by the coding sequence GTGAACGGGACGGACACCGGGCCGCCGCTCATCGAGCTGCGCGGCGTGACCAAGGTCTATGGCAGCGGGCCGGCGGCGGTCCATGCCCTCGACGGCGTCGATCTCAGGATCGCGGACGAGGAGTTCGTCGCCATCATGGGGCCGTCGGGGTCCGGCAAGTCGACGGCCATGAACATTGTCGGCTGTCTCGATACGCCGACGGCAGGGGACTATCTCCTCAAGGGGTACGAGGTGGGCCGGCTCGGGCGCAACCGGCGCGCCCTGATCCGCCGCCACCTGCTCGGCTTCGTGTTCCAGGGGTTCAACCTTCTGGCCCGGACATCGGCGCTGGAGAATGTGGAGCTTCCGCTGATCTATCGCGGCGTGCCCGCCGCCGAGAGGCGCAGGCTCGCGACCCGCGCGCTCGCCCGGGTCGGGCTTGGGGGGCGCGAGCGCCACAGCTCCGCGGAGCTCTCCGGCGGCCAGCAGCAGCGCGTGGCCATCGCGCGGGCCATCGTCACCGAGCCGCGCGTCCTGCTCGCCGACGAGCCGACCGGCAATCTCGACACCAAGACCAGCCGGGAGATCATGGATCTGGTGACCAGTCTCAACCGCGACCAGCGCATGACGGTTGTCATGGTCACCCACGAGACGGACATCGCCGATTATGCCCGGCGCGTCGTCCGCTTCGTGGATGGCCGTATCGAGAGCGACCGGCCGAACCGGGAGACTGCATGA
- a CDS encoding efflux RND transporter periplasmic adaptor subunit, translating to MSGSSDRQRDEDIEALLGAEDAAASGWMRRGPVRWIAIGLAALALAGAWWVFGNGSGTVRYVTEPVTRGDLTVIVTATGAIQPTEKVDVSSELSGIVRKVFVDYNSTVTAGQELAELDTDKLEATVDSSRARLAAAKAAVGLAQATVTEKQRVLERKRSLAGQQFASVEDLDLAQAEYDRAVASLDSARADVGVAQAELELAETDLQKACICSPIDGVVLTRDVDPGQTVASSLQAPVLFSIAEDLTQMELRVDVDEADVGQVTAGQTASFTVDAFSGRRFPASIRYIRYASETIQGVVTYKAVLDIDNSELLLRPGMTATAEITVNEIDDALLIPNAALRYAPVAEEEEDSGSFVDRLLPRPRFRSASKPEEEGRNRSVWVLQEGAPREVEIVTGASDGEFTEVTGGALEPGDPVIVDETAADR from the coding sequence GTGAGCGGATCGTCCGATCGACAGCGGGATGAGGATATCGAGGCTCTCCTCGGGGCCGAGGACGCCGCCGCCTCCGGCTGGATGCGGCGCGGGCCCGTGCGATGGATCGCCATAGGCCTCGCGGCACTGGCGCTCGCCGGCGCGTGGTGGGTTTTCGGCAACGGGTCGGGCACGGTGCGCTATGTCACCGAACCCGTGACGCGCGGCGACCTGACGGTGATCGTCACGGCGACGGGCGCGATCCAGCCGACCGAGAAGGTCGATGTCTCCAGCGAGCTTTCCGGCATCGTCCGAAAGGTCTTCGTCGACTACAATTCGACCGTGACGGCCGGCCAGGAACTCGCCGAGCTCGATACCGACAAGCTCGAGGCGACCGTCGATAGCTCCCGCGCGCGGCTCGCCGCGGCCAAGGCGGCAGTCGGGCTCGCCCAGGCGACGGTGACGGAGAAGCAGCGCGTCCTGGAGCGCAAGAGATCGCTCGCCGGCCAGCAATTCGCCTCCGTGGAGGATCTCGACCTCGCGCAGGCCGAATACGACCGCGCGGTCGCCTCGCTCGACAGTGCGCGTGCCGATGTCGGCGTGGCGCAGGCGGAGCTCGAGCTTGCCGAAACCGATCTTCAGAAGGCCTGCATCTGCTCGCCCATCGACGGTGTGGTGCTGACGCGCGACGTCGATCCGGGCCAGACCGTCGCCTCATCGCTGCAGGCGCCGGTCCTGTTCTCCATCGCCGAGGACCTGACGCAGATGGAGCTGCGCGTCGATGTCGACGAGGCCGATGTCGGGCAGGTGACGGCGGGCCAGACGGCGAGCTTCACGGTCGACGCCTTCTCCGGGCGGCGGTTCCCGGCATCCATCCGCTATATCCGCTATGCGTCGGAAACCATCCAGGGCGTCGTGACCTACAAGGCCGTGCTCGACATCGACAATTCGGAGCTCCTGCTTCGACCCGGCATGACCGCGACGGCGGAGATCACCGTGAACGAGATCGACGATGCCCTGTTGATCCCGAATGCGGCGTTGCGATATGCGCCCGTCGCGGAGGAGGAGGAAGACAGCGGGAGCTTCGTCGACAGGCTCCTGCCGAGACCGCGCTTCCGATCCGCGAGCAAGCCGGAGGAGGAGGGCCGGAACCGGAGCGTCTGGGTGCTGCAGGAGGGCGCGCCCCGGGAGGTCGAGATCGTCACCGGCGCGAGCGACGGCGAATTCACCGAGGTCACGGGCGGCGCGCTGGAACCCGGCGATCCGGTGATCGTCGACGAGACGGCGGCGGACCGGTAG